The sequence below is a genomic window from Thalassomonas haliotis.
GGCCAGTGAATCCCGGTTATCCACCAGATCCCACAAGGGACCGTGACCACCGGGATAGAATACCGCGTCATACTCTTCACTGCTAATTTCAGATAATTTTACCGTGTTTGCCAGCACTTGCTGCGCCCTGGTATCCCGGTCAAAGCGCCGGGTGGCGTCGGTTTGAAAATCAGCCAGCTCACTTTTGCCGTCAATCGGGGGCTGACCACCTGCGGGGGAAGCCAAAGTGATATTTACACCGGCATCAAGCAGAACATAATAGGGGGCGGCAAATTCTTCCAGCCAGAAACCGGTTTTCTCCCCGGTATCGCCCAATTGATCATGAGAGGTTAAAATGATTACGACTTTTTTATCGGCTAAGGTCATGGTTTTTCTCTTTCATAAACGAGGAAAATAAAAGCGGCAATTTTCAGGGTTGGCCCGGTATTGCCAGCGCATGGGGCTAGCTTACCCCCCTGAGTCACTTCTAACAATGCAGATAAAATCAACTTCATTGTTTAAATTATTTTGACAATAGCACTTGTCGGGTTAACTTGATAACATCTCAGCAATAGCCGAATCGGGCCGAAAAAATGAATGTTT
It includes:
- a CDS encoding type 1 glutamine amidotransferase domain-containing protein, producing the protein MTLADKKVVIILTSHDQLGDTGEKTGFWLEEFAAPYYVLLDAGVNITLASPAGGQPPIDGKSELADFQTDATRRFDRDTRAQQVLANTVKLSEISSEEYDAVFYPGGHGPLWDLVDNRDSLALISAFNREQKPVATVCHASAALLNVKDEGGDFYIRGRSVTGFSNSEEDAVQLTQVVPYLLEDELKARGGDYQKVEDWAPFVVQDGTLITGQNPASSEMVAQALLKSL